One genomic window of Evansella cellulosilytica DSM 2522 includes the following:
- a CDS encoding FtsK/SpoIIIE family DNA translocase: MARKRKKSPGKWKKQLTFELTGLFLFIVSLITFARLGVVGEGLMQVFHFFLGSYHVVLTIFLSVFSLYLMIKRQLPYFWSRKLIGTYLFVFSLSLLSHKLLFDRLSAQAEFLDHSVIRNTFYLYRMQLQGEPVIDDLGGGMIGALGYAVTHFLFSSAGSMVFAIGLLITSIVIITGKSFIDVLRKSGGSSASFLQKCSNWFKTQAIDVKTTIVEWKNKWNQKREDEQTAVLKKKQDESIDGGEEEPIIYHFSAKAYDNNDQGGAEVIDVESIALKDNVSEEKEKPQQQEEVEVDIEKPETTSLVVSAKENEFYELPALDLLASPVKANQSREHSMLSKNARKLERTLESFGVSAKVTKVHLGPSVTKYEVYPSVGVKVSKIVNLTDDLALALAAKDIRMEAPIPGKSAIGIEVPNQEVALVTLKEVLESQVMKEKDSKLAIGLGRDISGDAVIAELNKMPHLLVAGATGSGKSVCINGIIISILMRCKPHEVKLMMIDPKMVELNIYNGVPHLLSPVVTDPKKASQALKKVVNEMERRYELFAYSGTRNIEGYNMHIKRENDSKEEGDQHQPLPYIVVIVDELADLMMVASSDVEDSITRLAQMARAAGIHLIIATQRPSVDVITGVIKANIPSRIAFGVSSSTDSRTILDGNGAEKLLGKGDMLFLPVGANKATRIQGAFLSDDEVERVVFHCIEQQKAQYAEEMMPQEGESVASHDVDDELYDDAVQLVVDMQTASVSMLQRRFRIGYTRAARLIDEMEVRGIVGPYEGSKPREVLIAKQEDQEVSNQ; the protein is encoded by the coding sequence ATGGCCAGAAAAAGAAAAAAAAGTCCAGGGAAATGGAAAAAGCAGCTGACTTTTGAGTTAACTGGATTATTTTTATTTATAGTTTCGTTAATAACATTTGCTAGATTAGGAGTTGTCGGAGAAGGGTTAATGCAAGTTTTTCACTTCTTCCTTGGAAGCTACCATGTAGTTTTAACTATATTTTTGAGTGTTTTCTCGTTATATTTAATGATAAAACGCCAGCTTCCTTACTTTTGGTCCAGGAAGTTAATCGGTACATATTTATTTGTATTTTCACTCTCTTTATTAAGTCATAAACTATTATTTGATAGATTGTCTGCACAGGCTGAATTTTTAGATCACTCTGTCATTAGAAATACATTTTACTTATACCGTATGCAATTACAAGGAGAGCCAGTAATCGATGATTTAGGCGGTGGTATGATCGGTGCTTTAGGATATGCCGTCACACATTTTCTTTTTTCCTCTGCTGGTTCGATGGTGTTTGCTATTGGACTATTGATTACATCGATCGTTATTATTACTGGGAAATCATTTATTGATGTATTAAGAAAAAGTGGAGGAAGCTCGGCTTCATTTTTGCAAAAATGTTCGAATTGGTTTAAGACGCAGGCGATTGATGTAAAAACTACAATTGTTGAATGGAAAAATAAGTGGAATCAAAAGCGTGAAGATGAACAAACAGCAGTACTTAAGAAAAAGCAAGATGAATCTATTGACGGAGGAGAAGAAGAACCGATTATTTATCACTTTTCCGCAAAAGCATACGATAATAATGACCAAGGTGGCGCAGAAGTTATTGACGTAGAATCAATAGCGCTAAAAGATAATGTGTCAGAAGAAAAGGAGAAACCACAACAGCAAGAGGAAGTTGAAGTAGATATTGAAAAACCAGAAACAACATCATTAGTCGTGAGTGCGAAGGAAAATGAATTTTATGAGCTACCTGCTCTAGATTTACTTGCTAGTCCAGTGAAAGCTAACCAATCAAGAGAGCATTCAATGCTTTCAAAAAATGCACGAAAGCTTGAACGTACACTAGAAAGTTTTGGCGTAAGTGCAAAAGTAACAAAAGTACATTTAGGTCCATCTGTAACAAAGTACGAAGTCTATCCAAGTGTAGGTGTAAAAGTAAGTAAAATCGTTAACTTAACCGATGATTTGGCATTAGCACTAGCAGCTAAGGACATACGAATGGAGGCACCTATTCCAGGGAAGTCTGCCATTGGCATAGAGGTACCAAACCAAGAGGTAGCACTCGTTACATTGAAGGAGGTTCTTGAATCTCAAGTAATGAAAGAGAAAGATAGCAAACTAGCGATAGGACTTGGTAGAGATATTTCTGGAGACGCAGTAATAGCTGAATTAAATAAAATGCCTCACTTACTTGTAGCCGGAGCTACTGGAAGCGGGAAAAGTGTTTGTATAAACGGTATTATCATTAGTATTTTAATGCGATGTAAACCTCATGAAGTAAAGCTCATGATGATTGACCCTAAAATGGTTGAGTTAAATATATATAACGGAGTACCGCACTTACTATCGCCAGTAGTTACTGATCCTAAAAAGGCGTCTCAGGCGTTAAAAAAAGTTGTCAATGAAATGGAACGCCGGTATGAATTGTTTGCATATTCGGGTACACGTAATATTGAAGGGTATAACATGCATATTAAACGTGAAAATGACAGTAAGGAAGAAGGAGACCAACATCAACCTTTACCTTATATTGTCGTTATTGTGGACGAGCTTGCTGATTTAATGATGGTAGCTTCTTCTGATGTGGAAGATTCTATCACTAGGCTAGCACAAATGGCACGGGCAGCGGGTATCCATTTAATCATTGCGACACAACGTCCTTCCGTCGATGTTATTACAGGTGTTATTAAAGCAAACATCCCGTCTAGAATTGCTTTTGGTGTTTCTAGTTCAACTGATTCCAGAACGATATTAGATGGAAACGGAGCAGAGAAATTATTAGGAAAAGGGGATATGCTCTTTTTACCTGTAGGTGCTAATAAGGCGACTCGAATTCAAGGCGCCTTCCTCTCTGATGATGAAGTGGAGCGGGTTGTATTTCATTGTATTGAACAACAGAAGGCGCAATACGCAGAAGAAATGATGCCACAAGAAGGAGAAAGTGTAGCTTCTCATGATGTCGATGATGAGTTATATGATGATGCAGTCCAGTTAGTAGTTGACATGCAAACAGCTTCCGTCTCCATGCTTCAGCGGCGTTTTCGAATAGGTTATACGAGGGCTGCTAGATTAATTGATGAAATGGAAGTAAGAGGTATCGTTGGACCCTATGAGGGAAGTAAACCACGCGAAGTACTTATAGCGAAGCAAGAGGATCAAGAAGTTTCGAACCAATAG
- a CDS encoding YlzJ-like family protein, translating into MILYTYQSQEMIFPINEADYTNQTYVDIPGGQLQLEKVEEGQGGLGSYRIVRLLSSDPNLYLNPQYAPGQVFSVSK; encoded by the coding sequence ATGATCTTATATACTTACCAATCACAAGAAATGATTTTCCCTATCAATGAGGCAGATTATACGAACCAAACCTACGTCGATATACCAGGGGGACAGTTGCAATTAGAGAAAGTAGAAGAAGGGCAAGGAGGTTTAGGGAGTTATCGTATTGTGCGATTACTTTCATCAGATCCCAATTTATATTTGAATCCTCAATACGCACCTGGTCAAGTTTTTTCTGTAAGTAAATAA
- a CDS encoding ClpP family protease, with protein sequence MDETANNPQASNPNQEGKEQKETGILDKIQQLGQTNVPQMEQSNIHMLTIIGQIEGHMQLPPQNKTTKYEHIIPQLVAAEQNPKIEGLLIILNTVGGDVEAGLALSEMISSLSKPTVTLVLGGGHSIGVPIAVAANYSFIAETATMTIHPVRLTGLVIGVPQTFEYLDKMQDRVINFVTRHSSISEENFKELMLSKGNLTRDIGTNVIGKDAVSYGLINEVGGIGQAIKKLNELIEQSKGSSNEDVIQ encoded by the coding sequence ATGGATGAAACTGCTAACAATCCACAAGCATCAAATCCTAACCAAGAAGGAAAAGAGCAAAAGGAAACAGGAATATTAGATAAAATTCAGCAATTAGGGCAAACCAATGTGCCACAGATGGAGCAATCAAATATTCATATGCTAACAATTATTGGCCAAATAGAAGGTCATATGCAGTTACCACCGCAGAACAAAACGACTAAATATGAACATATTATTCCGCAACTAGTTGCCGCTGAGCAAAATCCTAAAATTGAGGGTTTATTAATTATTTTGAATACAGTTGGTGGTGATGTAGAGGCAGGTCTTGCACTGTCTGAAATGATATCTTCCTTATCTAAACCTACTGTTACATTAGTTCTTGGTGGTGGACATTCGATAGGTGTGCCAATAGCAGTCGCAGCAAACTATTCTTTTATTGCAGAAACTGCTACCATGACAATACACCCTGTTCGTCTTACAGGTCTTGTCATAGGCGTACCACAAACTTTTGAATATTTAGATAAAATGCAAGATCGTGTAATTAACTTTGTTACGAGACATTCATCAATTTCTGAAGAAAACTTTAAAGAATTAATGCTCTCTAAAGGAAACCTTACTCGGGACATCGGTACGAATGTTATCGGAAAGGATGCTGTTTCTTACGGTTTAATAAATGAGGTAGGAGGAATTGGACAAGCAATAAAAAAATTAAATGAACTTATTGAGCAGTCAAAGGGAAGTTCAAATGAGGATGTGATTCAATGA
- the dapA gene encoding 4-hydroxy-tetrahydrodipicolinate synthase: MDFGRVVTAMVTPFDSKGNVDFPKVTKLIEYLINNGSDGVVVAGTTGESPTLTTEEKVALFRHVMKVVDGRIRVIAGTGSNNTYSSVELTRKAEEIGVDGVMLVAPYYNKPSQMGLYEHFKAIAEKTTLPIMIYNVPGRTMVNIEAETVIALSKIDNIVAVKEASGNLDQMTWIIANTDEDFHLYSGDDSLILPILSIGGAGVVSVASHIIGNEIQDIFSLYESGNVKEAAEMHQKYFSLIKGLFMAPSPTPVKTALQLIGLDVGGVRLPLVPLTSEERSLISSLLENK, encoded by the coding sequence ATGGATTTCGGCCGTGTTGTTACCGCGATGGTTACACCATTCGATTCAAAAGGGAATGTTGATTTCCCAAAAGTCACGAAATTAATCGAGTATTTAATAAATAATGGTTCTGATGGGGTTGTAGTTGCAGGAACTACTGGAGAATCACCTACGTTAACAACGGAGGAAAAGGTTGCTCTATTTCGACACGTAATGAAGGTTGTTGATGGAAGAATTCGTGTAATTGCAGGAACTGGCTCCAATAACACATATTCTTCTGTGGAGTTAACACGTAAAGCTGAAGAAATTGGTGTAGATGGTGTAATGTTAGTGGCACCTTATTATAATAAGCCTTCACAAATGGGGCTTTATGAACATTTTAAAGCTATTGCTGAGAAAACGACATTGCCAATTATGATTTATAATGTTCCAGGAAGAACAATGGTAAACATAGAGGCTGAAACAGTAATTGCACTTTCTAAAATAGATAATATAGTTGCTGTGAAGGAAGCAAGTGGTAATCTAGACCAAATGACATGGATTATTGCCAATACGGATGAGGACTTTCATTTGTATTCTGGCGATGATTCTCTTATTTTACCAATCTTATCCATTGGAGGAGCTGGTGTAGTATCAGTTGCAAGTCACATTATTGGAAACGAAATTCAAGATATATTTTCATTATATGAATCTGGTAATGTCAAAGAAGCTGCAGAAATGCACCAAAAATACTTTTCACTCATAAAAGGATTATTTATGGCACCAAGTCCTACGCCTGTAAAAACTGCATTACAATTAATTGGACTTGACGTTGGGGGCGTAAGATTACCTTTAGTTCCACTGACATCTGAAGAACGTAGTTTAATTTCTTCTTTGCTTGAAAATAAATAA
- the dapG gene encoding aspartate kinase, with amino-acid sequence MKIIVQKFGGTSVKSAETRLLASEHVEDALRDGYKVVVVVSAMGRKGDPYATDTLLNLVEGNKGNVSKRELDLLASCGETISAVVFSNLLNSKGIKALAMTGAEAGFRTNEDYTNAKIVEMKVDALNNALEDFDVIVVTGFQGQTPKGTTATLGRGGSDTSATALGAALQAEVVDIFTDVEGVMTADPRIVNQAKPLSVVTYNEICNLAYQGAKVIHPRAVEVAMQAKVPIRIRSTASKEEGTLITSSTSQNVGRDVEERPITGIAHVNNVTQIKVFAEDGDYDLQTKVFKAMANEGISVDFINIHPMGVVYTVSDDLSDRAVELLQSMDLQPQFLKGCAKVSAVGAGMTGVPGVTSRIVEALTSKNIPILQSADSHTTIWVLVRGEDMINAVNALHEMFLLEKDD; translated from the coding sequence ATGAAGATTATAGTCCAAAAGTTTGGAGGAACTTCAGTAAAATCCGCGGAGACGCGTTTATTAGCATCTGAACATGTAGAGGATGCGTTACGTGATGGCTATAAAGTTGTCGTTGTCGTATCCGCTATGGGTAGAAAAGGAGATCCCTATGCAACAGACACGTTATTAAATCTAGTTGAGGGAAATAAAGGCAATGTCTCAAAGCGTGAGCTAGATTTATTAGCCTCATGTGGAGAAACGATTTCTGCTGTTGTTTTTTCTAATTTGTTAAATAGCAAGGGCATTAAAGCCCTTGCGATGACAGGAGCCGAAGCTGGTTTTAGAACGAATGAAGACTACACGAATGCAAAGATTGTAGAAATGAAAGTAGACGCTTTAAATAACGCATTGGAGGATTTTGACGTAATCGTTGTTACTGGCTTCCAAGGACAGACGCCCAAAGGAACAACTGCCACACTAGGAAGAGGTGGTAGTGATACATCAGCTACTGCACTTGGAGCGGCATTACAAGCTGAGGTAGTTGATATTTTCACAGATGTGGAAGGTGTCATGACTGCTGATCCTAGAATTGTAAATCAAGCAAAGCCCTTATCAGTTGTCACATACAATGAAATTTGTAACTTGGCTTATCAAGGTGCAAAAGTCATTCATCCTAGAGCAGTTGAAGTAGCAATGCAAGCAAAGGTTCCTATTAGAATACGCTCAACTGCCTCAAAGGAAGAAGGAACATTGATAACATCCAGTACTTCTCAAAACGTAGGCCGAGATGTAGAGGAACGTCCAATTACCGGAATAGCCCATGTCAACAATGTGACACAAATAAAAGTTTTTGCTGAAGACGGCGACTATGATTTACAAACCAAAGTTTTTAAAGCGATGGCAAATGAAGGGATTTCAGTTGACTTTATAAATATACACCCAATGGGTGTTGTCTATACTGTGAGTGATGACCTTTCGGATCGTGCTGTTGAGCTATTACAATCGATGGATTTACAGCCTCAATTTTTAAAGGGCTGTGCGAAAGTATCAGCTGTTGGTGCGGGGATGACAGGAGTCCCAGGAGTGACATCGCGTATCGTTGAAGCGTTAACGAGTAAAAACATTCCAATTCTCCAATCTGCTGATTCTCATACAACGATTTGGGTATTAGTAAGAGGAGAGGATATGATTAACGCAGTCAATGCTCTCCATGAAATGTTCTTACTAGAGAAAGATGATTAA
- the asd gene encoding aspartate-semialdehyde dehydrogenase, which produces MNETGYRVAVVGATGAVGQQMLKTLERLNFPVSSLLPLSSKRSAGKKVVFKGEELTVQEATPESFEGIQLALFSAGGSVSKALAPEAVKHGAIVVDNTSAFRMDPDVPLVVPEVNEDDIKKHEGIIANPNCSTIQMVAALEPIRKAYGLNKIVVSTYQAVSGAGAEAIDEMYEQTKQVMNNEEVKTEILPVGGDKKHYQIAFNAIPQIDLFQENGFTFEEMKMINETKKIMSDNTLEVAATCVRLPVETVHSESVYIEVEQNNVSVKDIHGALEGAQGITLQDDPTNQVYPMATTAAGKDDVFVGRVRKDLDRDNGFHLWVVSDNLLKGAALNSVQIAFSLDKLGLLKK; this is translated from the coding sequence ATGAATGAAACAGGTTATCGAGTTGCAGTTGTAGGTGCTACAGGTGCAGTAGGACAACAAATGCTAAAAACATTAGAGAGATTAAACTTTCCAGTATCTTCTTTACTCCCTCTCTCTTCTAAAAGATCTGCAGGGAAAAAGGTAGTATTTAAAGGAGAGGAATTAACTGTACAAGAAGCAACACCAGAATCTTTTGAAGGGATTCAACTTGCTTTATTTAGTGCGGGTGGTTCTGTTTCAAAAGCACTTGCTCCAGAAGCAGTAAAACACGGAGCCATTGTTGTGGATAATACGAGTGCTTTCCGAATGGATCCAGACGTACCGCTTGTAGTACCTGAGGTCAATGAAGATGATATAAAAAAACATGAAGGAATCATTGCTAACCCAAATTGTTCAACAATTCAAATGGTAGCGGCTTTAGAGCCAATTAGAAAGGCATATGGATTAAACAAAATAGTCGTTTCTACTTATCAAGCGGTTTCTGGTGCAGGAGCAGAGGCTATTGATGAAATGTATGAACAAACAAAGCAAGTGATGAACAATGAAGAAGTGAAGACAGAAATATTACCGGTTGGTGGGGATAAAAAACATTATCAAATTGCATTTAATGCAATTCCACAAATTGATTTATTCCAGGAAAATGGATTTACTTTTGAAGAAATGAAAATGATAAACGAAACAAAGAAAATTATGTCCGATAACACATTAGAGGTTGCTGCTACATGTGTGCGATTACCTGTGGAAACGGTACATTCCGAATCTGTTTATATTGAAGTAGAGCAAAATAATGTTTCCGTTAAGGACATTCATGGTGCACTAGAAGGTGCCCAAGGTATTACGCTACAAGATGATCCGACTAACCAAGTATATCCTATGGCGACGACAGCAGCTGGTAAAGATGATGTATTCGTTGGAAGAGTGAGAAAGGATCTAGATCGTGATAATGGATTCCATTTATGGGTTGTTTCTGATAACTTATTAAAGGGAGCTGCACTTAACTCAGTTCAAATAGCCTTTTCTTTAGACAAACTAGGTCTATTAAAAAAGTAA